A genomic stretch from Candidatus Aminicenantes bacterium includes:
- the kdsA gene encoding 3-deoxy-8-phosphooctulonate synthase has protein sequence MTTFFKVDDLEITDERFFLIAGPCVIEDEGLTREIAVEAKKTCAELGIPFIFKASFDKANRSSIRSPRGPGIDKGLPILEKIKAGLNIPVLSDIHEPWQAEIAARVLSVIQIPAFLSRQTDLLLAAARTGLPLNIKKSQLMSPDDMLLAVKKTAEAGNRRVMLTERGTFFGYNNLVVDFRSIPRMKESGCPVVMDATHAVQRPSGAGEVSGGDPQFIPMLAAAGIVAGASGIFLEIHPRPEKALSDGTNSLPLTSLRPLLIRLQKLYNVR, from the coding sequence ATGACGACTTTCTTCAAGGTTGACGATCTGGAGATCACCGACGAGCGGTTCTTCCTGATCGCCGGTCCCTGCGTCATCGAGGACGAGGGGCTGACGCGCGAGATCGCCGTTGAGGCGAAAAAAACCTGCGCCGAGCTCGGCATCCCCTTCATTTTCAAGGCCTCGTTCGACAAGGCCAACCGTTCCTCCATCCGCTCGCCGCGCGGCCCGGGCATCGACAAGGGGCTGCCCATCCTGGAGAAAATCAAGGCCGGGCTGAATATTCCGGTCCTGTCCGACATCCACGAACCCTGGCAGGCGGAAATTGCCGCCCGCGTGCTGTCGGTCATCCAGATACCCGCCTTTCTCAGCCGCCAGACCGACCTGCTGCTGGCCGCCGCCCGCACCGGCTTGCCGCTGAACATCAAGAAAAGCCAGCTGATGAGCCCGGACGACATGCTGCTGGCCGTCAAGAAAACCGCCGAAGCCGGCAACCGCCGCGTCATGCTGACCGAGCGCGGCACCTTTTTCGGCTACAACAACCTGGTGGTCGATTTCCGCTCCATCCCGCGCATGAAGGAGAGCGGCTGCCCGGTGGTCATGGACGCCACCCACGCCGTGCAGCGGCCCAGCGGCGCCGGCGAAGTTTCCGGGGGCGACCCGCAGTTCATCCCGATGCTGGCGGCCGCCGGCATCGTTGCCGGCGCCAGCGGCATTTTCCTGGAGATCCACCCGCGCCCGGAAAAAGCCCTGTCGGACGGGACCAATTCCCTGCCGCTGACTTCCTTGCGCCCCCTTTTAATCCGCCTGCAAAAGTTGTATAATGTGCGCTGA
- a CDS encoding KpsF/GutQ family sugar-phosphate isomerase codes for MGSIETGRKVLETEANAILSALGKINGQFAIAVSILFECRGQVVVTGMGKSGLIGRKIAATMTSIGSPAIFLHPAEAIHGDIGIIHPQDVVIALSTSGETEEVIRLLNYIKRLGIRLIALVGNPNSTLARQSDVFIDCSVEKEACPIGLVPSASSTLTLAVGDALSIALMEKRGFSEEDFLDLHPGGSLSKKLLKVKHLMHAGEQMPVVDLHARMKSVIRVINEKKFGIAIVVEDGTRVAGVITDGDLRRLFLKGINFAKAEAAECMTANPLCIGEEKLAVEALKIMEDRAVTSLVVQDGANHLCGLLHLHDLWRTEMI; via the coding sequence ATGGGCAGCATTGAAACCGGTAGAAAAGTCTTGGAGACCGAGGCCAATGCCATCCTGAGCGCCCTGGGCAAAATCAACGGACAGTTCGCCATCGCGGTCTCCATCCTCTTCGAATGCCGCGGCCAGGTGGTGGTCACCGGCATGGGCAAGTCGGGCCTGATCGGCCGCAAGATTGCCGCCACCATGACCTCGATCGGCAGCCCGGCGATTTTCCTCCATCCGGCCGAAGCCATCCACGGCGACATCGGCATCATCCATCCCCAGGACGTGGTGATTGCCCTGTCCACTTCGGGGGAAACCGAGGAGGTCATCCGCCTGCTCAATTACATCAAGCGCCTGGGCATCCGCCTGATTGCCCTGGTCGGCAATCCCAATTCGACGCTGGCCCGGCAAAGCGACGTTTTCATCGACTGCAGCGTGGAAAAGGAGGCCTGCCCGATCGGGCTGGTGCCGTCCGCCTCCTCGACCCTGACCCTGGCCGTGGGCGACGCGCTCTCCATCGCCCTGATGGAAAAGCGCGGCTTCAGCGAGGAGGATTTCCTCGACCTGCACCCCGGCGGTTCGCTCAGCAAGAAATTGCTCAAGGTCAAGCACCTGATGCATGCGGGCGAGCAGATGCCGGTCGTCGACCTCCATGCGCGGATGAAAAGCGTGATCCGCGTCATCAATGAAAAAAAGTTCGGCATCGCCATCGTGGTCGAGGACGGGACCCGGGTCGCCGGCGTCATTACCGACGGCGATCTGCGCCGCTTGTTTTTGAAGGGGATCAATTTCGCCAAGGCGGAGGCCGCCGAGTGCATGACCGCCAATCCTCTCTGCATCGGCGAGGAGAAGCTGGCGGTCGAGGCCTTGAAAATCATGGAAGACAGGGCGGTCACCTCTCTGGTGGTCCAGGACGGCGCCAACCATCTGTGCGGACTGCTGCACCTGCACGACCTGTGGAGAACGGAGATGATATGA
- a CDS encoding HAD hydrolase family protein, whose product MMDQKELAKKIKLIIMDVDGTLSDGRFFMMPNGQSIKSFDVKDGTGVIFARLAGLKTAIITGKSSKQVKKRAEELQVDDYYEGVYNKTVPFFELLKKYGLEKEEVAYIGDDIGDAEVMGMVGFAAAVGDAHPLIKRVSHYIAKRYGGRGAVREVIDFILDVQEQWQSIFAELKKSADWEEIFKEINS is encoded by the coding sequence ATGATGGACCAAAAGGAATTGGCGAAGAAGATAAAACTGATCATCATGGACGTCGACGGCACCCTGTCCGACGGCCGCTTCTTCATGATGCCCAACGGCCAGTCGATCAAGTCGTTCGATGTCAAGGACGGCACTGGCGTGATCTTTGCCCGCCTGGCCGGGCTGAAAACGGCCATCATCACCGGCAAGTCGTCCAAGCAGGTCAAAAAAAGGGCCGAGGAATTGCAGGTCGACGACTACTACGAGGGCGTTTACAACAAGACCGTCCCCTTTTTTGAACTTCTGAAGAAATACGGCCTCGAAAAAGAGGAAGTGGCCTATATCGGTGACGACATCGGCGACGCCGAGGTGATGGGCATGGTCGGGTTCGCCGCGGCGGTCGGCGACGCCCACCCGCTGATCAAGCGCGTCTCTCATTACATCGCCAAGCGCTATGGCGGTCGCGGCGCCGTGCGCGAGGTGATCGATTTCATCCTTGACGTGCAGGAGCAATGGCAGTCCATTTTCGCCGAACTGAAGAAATCGGCCGATTGGGAAGAAATTTTCAAGGAAATCAATTCATAA